A window of Periplaneta americana isolate PAMFEO1 chromosome 7, P.americana_PAMFEO1_priV1, whole genome shotgun sequence contains these coding sequences:
- the LOC138702850 gene encoding cytochrome P450 6j1-like, with protein MEVTLVSIILYPIAFLTVILVALYCYMVRNFNFWKKLGIPYLKPIPFVGNLKDAVLQKTNIGLFLKKVYDENQDKPYVGIFSFDQPCLVAVDLEVVKNILIKDSHNFIDRALTADEKVDPLMGKGIPLLKGQRWRHVRTKLEPSFSAGKTKKMFEQVEACATQLTRMLEETTADGSSVLVKDATTRYTIDVIASCALGIDGNSLENPDSEYKKYIEGIMDFSIRKGLAGLTMFVCPTLQSFFKLRFLDEDTTEFLRRLVWTTVEYRQKHGSGRNDFLDRLIELMNQEKMDASNGTKTTMDSDDYVAQAFVFLFAGFETSSTTLCFSLYELALHPDIQQRVREEIARVLAPHQNKLTYDNLQELHYLDMVVAETQRKYPPVPFLDRRCKRDYKIPDPHGSGTTILPAGTAVYISNFGIQNNPKYFPNPENFDPERFSLENKRNRSNLLHMPFGDGPRKCIGKQFGLMEVKTGLVHVLSKYEVAPCKETPIPLTLDPKVFTLMPKDKIPLSFNRHT; from the exons ATGGAAGTGACCTTAGTATCGATAATTTTATATCCAATCGCCTTCTTAACTGTAATTCTTGTCGCTCTATATTGTTACATGGTCAGGAATTTTAATTTCTGGAAAAAACTCGGTATTCCATACTTAAAACCGATTCCCTTCGTGGGTAACTTGAAGGACGCAGTCCTCCAGAAGACAAACATAGGACTCTTCTTGAAGAAAGTGTACGATGAAAACCAGGACAAGCCGTACGTGGGGATCTTCTCTTTCGACCAGCCGTGTTTGGTGGCGGTGGACTTGGAGGTGGTCAAGAATATTCTTATTAAGGATTCGCACAATTTTATTGACAGAGCTTTGACGGCTGATGAGAAAGTCGACCCCCTTATGGGGAAAGGTATTCCTCTCTTGAAAGGACAGCGATGGAGGCACGTAAGGACGAAATTGGAACCATCCTTCTCAGCTGGAAAGACGAAGAAAATGTTCGAACAGGTTGAAGCCTGCGCCACACAACTGACTCGTATGCTGGAAGAAACAACGGCTGACG GTTCCTCCGTGCTCGTGAAGGACGCCACCACTCGGTACACCATAGACGTGATCGCCTCTTGCGCCTTGGGAATCGATGGTAACTCGCTGGAGAACCCGGACTCCGAATACAAGAAGTACATAGAGGGCATCATGGACTTCTCCATCAGGAAGGGGTTGGCAGGTCTCACCATGTTCGTGTGTCCCACCTTGCAGAGCTTCTTCAAGCTGCGGTTCCTGGACGAGGACACAACGGAGTTCCTCAGGAGGCTGGTGTGGACCACCGTGGAGTACAG ACAGAAACATGGCTCAGGGCGCAACGACTTCTTGGACCGTTTGATCGAGCTCATGAACCAGGAAAAGATGGACGCTAGTAATGGCACGAAAACCA CCATGGACAGTGATGACTACGTAGCACAGGCTTTCGTATTCCTGTTTGCCGGGTTCGAGACTTCCTCCACTACTCTGTGCTTCTCCCTATACGAGCTGGCTTTGCACCCCGACATTCAGCAGAGAGTGAGGGAGGAGATAGCCCGAGTATTGGCTCCACACCAGAATAAACTCACCTATGACAACTTACAGGAACTGCATTACCTGGACATGGTGGTGGCAG AGACTCAAAGGAAGTACCCACCAGTGCCGTTCCTGGACCGGAGGTGCAAGAGAGACTATAAGATACCTGATCCACACGGCAGTGGAACCACCATCCTTCCTGCAGGAACAGCTGTCTACATCTCAAACTTTGGAATTCAGAACAATCCAAAATACTTCCCGAATCCGGAAAATTTCGACCCGGAACGATTTTCATTAGAAAACAAAAGGAATCGGTCCAATTTGCTTCATATGCCATTTGGAGATGGCCCCAGAAAATGTATAG GGAAGCAGTTTGGCTTGATGGAGGTGAAGACGGGATTGGTCCACGTCTTATCGAAATACGAAGTGGCACCCTGCAAGGAAACACCCATTCCTCTTACACTAGACCCCAAGGTCTTCACGCTGATGCCGAAGGACAAGATCCCGCTGTCTTTCAACAGGCACACCTGA